A window of Cytobacillus sp. FSL H8-0458 genomic DNA:
CCGTCTTTATGTATTTTTTGGCAATATTCTGCCAAATCTAAGTTAAGGCCGGGCGGGTATTCCGCTAACCGGCCATAATAACTTTGATTGGCTGCCCCCTGATGGAAGCAATTATGTAATCAGCATCTGCCGATTGATATATAAATAAAGCACTGTGAAGTTATCTGTGCTTATTTATGAATAGAAAATGTTTTTTCGGAAGCCATTTCCATCGATTCCGGATTTGTCTCTTCATGTTTATTTTTGTATTTCTTTTCATAATTGACGAACATAGAGACATTTACTAGAATTCCCATGGCAATTGAAAGCTGAAGCAGGGATGACCCTCCATAGCTTATAAAGGGAAGTGTAACACCAGTGAGCGGCATAACACCCGAAATTCCCGCAAGATTAATGAACGCCTGAATTCCTATCATGGCGGAAATCCCGATAGCAAGCAGGCTGCCAAAAGCATCTTTACACTTTAAACTGATAAAGATCCCCCTCAGTACAATGTACCCGAGAAGCAAAATGACAAAACCTACTCCGAATGCCCCCAGCTCCTCAGCAATTACGGCCATAATGAAGTCTGTATGGGCTTCAGGAAGATACCCAAGTTTTTGTATACTCTCACCAAGGCCCAGCCCTTTTAACCCGCCTGCCCCGAGGGCAATATAGGAATTCGAAAGCTGATATCCGAACTCCGATCCAAAGGGATCTCTAAATGCTTCTACCCTTCCCATTCGATAAGGCGCAAATATCTTATCTTTTAACAGAAGGATAAAAGGAGCAGCCAGCAGTACTCCGAAAAGCCCCAGTTTAAATATGTTCCTGAAATTCATGCCTGATGTAAAGATCACAGCTCCAGCCACAAGCAAAATGATCATGGCTGAACCAAAATCAGGCTGGACGGCAACCAGAATTACGGCAAGAATCAGATAAGCCAGCGGGGGAAGAACCCCTTTGTTAAATTCATTAATATAGGGCTGCTTCTTTGCATAGACAGCAGCCAAATATATAATGACTGAAAGCTTGACAAACTCTGCAGGCTGAAGGCTTCTTTTGCCGATTTCAAACCAGCTCATAGCCCCGCCCGCTACTTTTCCAAAGATAAATAACGCAATCAGGCCGAATAACGAAAGGAACACCATCGGAACAAGAAATTTGTTGCTCTGCATAGCTTTGTATGGAAATAGAGCGACAAAAACGAAAACAATGCCTGAGATAATTAAATTCAGTTTTTGTTTATTGTAGAAAAAGTCGCTATCCTGATCATAAATCTGCACAGCTGTTACCATGCTTGCACTGAAAACCATAATGAGTCCAAAAACAGCTAACAGGGCTACAGCTATTATCAGGGTATAATCATATGATTTTAATATTTTTTTTAACATCCAGCCCTCTTCCCTTATCTTCTAAGTTTATTACTTATTCTACTATAGTATTGAATATCCTGCTTTGAAGAAAAGAAAAGTTAATTTAAATGTAACACAGCAAAGAAAAAAATTCTATAATTATGTTATACTATTTTTAAATTAAGTTATACAATATTAATTATTCTTTTCTTTTAGATATACTAATTCCTATTCTAATAATACGGTTATAAAAAAACTCAAACAATCTTTGGAAGATGTTTGAGTTTTTTATTTTTATTTTTATTTTTTTACGGAAGCTTCGTGGAGCATAGACAGCTCCCTTTCCAATTCATCTAAAATAGCCTTGCCTTCAGTCTCTTCAATCAATCCAAGACGGACAGCAAAATCTATTTCTCTGGATAAGCCAAACATCTGGGTATCAAGAACTTCCTCATATAGAGGGCATTGAGGCATGGTTAGATTATCCATTTGTACCTTTATTAACTTTAATATTTTAGCAGCATCTGCCTTTAAAAGGGCATTTGCTTTTTCTTTGTGATCAATAATCATGTCAGAAGCCAACTTTCAATCCCTCCATTTCCGAGCGATTATCCTATCTATAAATTTTATACTTAAGCATGAAAAAAAGCAAGGATTATAAGGGATTCGATAGAGAAATGATTCCGGCTTCAATTCAGAACTCCACTTATAAGGCGTGTCACCAATCATTGATTCGTTCTGTTCATTTAGCGCCATTAACCAAATAGCACCTGGGCCTGTATGACAAGCGCCTTAAAAATCTGTATACTTAAATTTAGAATAAAAGCTGCTGCCAGGAGGTTCAATATGGAAAATATTATTGCTTTCAAAGGAAACGTAAAATATCAAATCACCTTAGATCCAGGAGTCTGGATATTCGATGACCGGAGGGTGGATTTGACAACGTACTTTATGCAAGAAAATATCAGAAAAAATGAACTTGAGGAATATACAAAAGCAGTCTCAAAGCATTGGGACAGAGAAATCATGGAAGGCGCAGTTTTTCCGCCAACACTTAAAACAGAAAAGAAATTTGAAAAAGAAAAGGTCCTGACAGGCACATTCGGAATACCTTTTAAACCATTCCTATTGAATGCGGAGCCGGAAGAGAATGCGGAAATCGTTGTCATTGAAAGTGAAGATGGTGAAACCAGATTGCCTCTATCTGAAGCCGAGGAATTAATATTGGGGTTCTCAAAGGATGGAAAACCATTAAAAGAGGATGGGCCCGTTCATGCCTATCTTGGAGATGGCAGCAACCAAAATTCCCCCATAAAAAGAGTGAAAGCATTTAGAGTGGAATGACCGGAGAGGGCGATTTGCATCGCCCTTTTTTTTCGCAGTCTCCTCCCCGGCATGAAATCCTCAGAATTCACAAACTCTGTCGGGCAGGCTATAACAGGTCAGCAGCAAGCTGCGCAAGGCCAGATCTCTCACCTTTTACAAGTTTGACATGACCTGAGATAACCTGATCTTTAAATCTTTCCACAACATAGGTGAGACCGTTGTTATAAGCATCCAGGTAGGGATGGTCAATCTGCTCGGGATCTCCCATCAGGACAATTTTACTCCCTTCCCCCACCCTTGTTAATATGGTTTTTACTTCATGCTTCGTCAGGTTCTGAGCTTCATCAATAATAATGAATTGATCCGGTATGCTTCTGCCTCTGATATATGTCAAAGCTTCCACCTCAATCGAGCCCATGCCTGCCAATATGGCATCCAATTCACCTGGCTTTTTGACATTAAACAGGTACTCCAGATTATCAAAAATCGGCTGCATCCACGGTCTTAACTTTTCCTCTTTTTCACCCGGAAGAAATCCCAAATCCTTGCCTACCGGCACAATGGGGCGGGCGACCAGCAATTTTTTGTACTGGCCATAATCTTCGGTCTGCATTAAGCCGGATGCCAGCGCCAAAAGAGTTTTTCCAGTCCCCGCCTTGCCGATAAGAGTAACAAGCGGCAGGTCGTTTCTCAGCAATAGCTCAAGAGCCATTGTCTGCTGCACGTTCCTGGGCTTGATCCCCCATATATGGTCATGATCAAAAATGAGTTTTTTCACTTTCTTTCCACTTTTGTCCACAATACCAAGTGCAGACGATGAGGAACCCAGTGCATCTTTCATCACCAGAAACTGATTCGGATAGAAAGGATGATTTGCTATTTCAGAAAGCGACAGCTCTCCTTTTTCATAAAAACGGTTCATAATATCGAGACCTATATATACCTCCAGAAACCCAGGATATAAATGATCATTTTCAACTACACGATCACTTAAGAAGTCCTCTGAAATTAGCCCGATTGCATCCGCTTTAACTCTGACAAGGGCATCTTTGCTTACAAGTATGACCGTTCGTCCATTTTCTTTTGTCTCTTCCTCCAAGGATAAGTTTTTTGCAACTGCCAAAATCCGATTATCATTCGTTTTTTCTACAAAGATCTCCTGAAGTTCATGAAATGATCTATGATTTAACTCAATTCGCAGGCTTCCGCCATTTTCAAGAGGTATTTTCTCATGGAGCTTACCCGTCTCCCTCATGCTGTCAATCAGCCGGGATACTTGCCTTGCGTTCCTCCCAATTTCATCCATATACCTTTTCTTAGAATCAACCTCTTCCAGAACTACAGCCGGGATAACTACTTCATTATCTTCAAATGAAAATATGGAATTAGGATCCTGCAACAAGACATTGGTATCTAATACGTAAATTTTACTCAATATGATGCCTCCTGCTCCTCTTGTGTCTTGATAAAGCAAATTACAAAAGCAAGGTCCCCTGCCTGCAGATTTGCAGTTTCATGAAAAAGATCACCTTCATTCCTGATGGATTATAATCCTGTTGTTTTATATTATTCAGCCTTGGAAAGATGTTGATTAATTAGGAAGAAAGGCTTCTTATGAAGTGGACAAATCTATCTTGGTAAAAATATATGTAATGCCGAATAAAGATAGAAGAAATTTTGCACAATAACATTAAACAATCCTCAATATTCCTGAACTTGAAAAAATTCAAGCTTTCATTTTCAGGGAATTTGAATGTCCCGGAGGTGTCAAATATGAATAAATGGCTGCTGTTATGGATGACAGGATTACTATTAACAGGGTGCGGCATAAACAACAATCAGGCCCAAGACCATCAGGAACAGAAAAATATCAACACCGTAAATGTAAAAAATAGTACAATACAGGAAGTTGACAGGGAGACTGGACAGCAGGTTTCCAGGCATCTTGTCAATTTGGCTGTCCGAGTTCCCAATGTCAATGATGCAACAGCAGTTGTACTTGGACGATTTGCTGTAGTCGGAGTAGATGTGAATAAAAATCTCGACCGTTCTGAGGTCGGATCAATCAAATATTCAGTTGCCGAAACCCTTAAAAATGATCCTCATGGTGCAAGAGCAATTGTAGTGGCTGATCCGGATATTAACGCCAGGCTTCGGGAAATAGCCGCTGACATTCAAAACGGAGAGCCCCTGCAGGGAATCATGAATGAACTGGCAGATATCGCTGGCCGGCTAATGCCTGAGGTCCCAGCCGACCTGGTTGATCCTAAAAAGGAAAATGAGAAAAACGCAACCGAAGATCCAAAGAAAAAACTCAACAATGATCAGAAAAAACAACTTGAACAAAAACAGGAAAAACAATCAAATTATTATAAGTAAAAGTGCCACCACCGATGGCATTTATTATTTAGCGAATAGGTGAAAGGCACCGTTAGAGCAGCAAAAGCTTAGTTCCCTGGGGAACTAAGCTTTTTTCATTGCTTCCATTACCTGTTTGTCCAAACGGGCTGCTGCGTCTTTATCGTATGTTTTGTCATATTGAGGTTCCACAGTGATTTTAGAGCCATAAAACATGACATCACGGACTTCCTTCACAGTGATGGCCATAAGCGCGAGCTTTAAAGGTACGCCTTCCATCTTTTCCGCCTTAACCGATGCTTCGCCTGCGATGGAGTATGTAGATTCGTTCGCGATAATATTCAGAACAACTTTGTTATTGCTATTTATGTTTTGAACAATTCTCGATCGGTTATCAACTGCAAAATATAATGTTTCCTCGTCTTTAGCCAGTACCCATGAAATCGCATTGACATTAGGTCCGCCAGTTTCAAAGTCAATAGTGGCAAGAGTGACGAAACGTTCCTTTTGCAGTTCGTCATATAATGGTTTAATTAATTTCGGTTCTACCTGATTTGCCATTCTTTTCCCTCCTTTATTAATTTCATCATAGTATGATAACGCTTTTCTTTCAACTTATAACTTCTCTTCCGAAAGTCTGTTTTAACCTATAGCGCTATCTATACTAATATAAACTAACACATGCGACCCGATACGGGCTGGCACTAAAAAATTAAATTTCCGCAAAGCATTCGAATCAACCCTTAACTTATACTATAATGGTATTAACAACAGTTAAAACAATATGAGGTGTCCAATGCGAGTAAAATGTGTACTATGTGATAAAATTGAATCCATTGAGAACGAGTCCTTACAGGCTAAGCGTCTCCGCAACCGCCCGATTCACACATATATGTGCAGACCCTGCGAAACAAGAATTACAGAAAAAACACAAAAAAGAGCTGATACTGGAAACTTTAAGCTATATAGGAGCAAAGTCCAGGAGGAAGAATGGTAAACTGCACAGCATTCACGAACAGCAAAAAAGCCGCCCCAAACAATTTGTCTGGGGCGGCTTCTTTTAATCGTCCGGATAGTTTACATATTTTTCAGGTTCACTTTGAATCTGTTTAAGCATTACTTCTATTAATTCACGGGGAAAGCGGCTCTTATTCCGTTCTTCACCCTTTGTATAATGCACATAGTACATTACATCATCTTTTTCAAAGTGGATATCGGAAATATTATGCTCTTCCGAAAGAATCTCAAGGAACATTCTTTCAGTGTCTGCTGCTGCTGTATCGTCCGGACGATCCTCACAGACAATTTTTATCGTCAGCCAGTTATACAGTGAATCCTGCAAAGATTTCATCTGAGCCTCTCCCTGTTATTCCGCCTTTGCCTGTTCCTTCTTTTCCTGGTTAAGGCGGATTTTGTAAATGATCAAGATTAAGGCAGCCACAACAAGACCTTCAGCTACAGGAAGGAACACTCCAAGAAATGTCAGCATCGTACAGCCTAAAATCAGGAAAGTGTATATCATAGCTGATTTTAAAATTGGGAGTTTCTTGGCAAATCCTAATTTAAAAACCAATATTGACAGCAGAACAATTGTTATATAAAGAAGCCACATTCCGGTCGTGGGATTCTCATCGACTTTGAACAAAGCAGCAAAAAAAGACAGGCGCTGTGATACATCCATATCCTTATCTCCTCCCCCTTCTTAGTCTTAGTTAGTTTCAGCGTATTTCTTCTTCTTGGCCATTCTTTCTCTTTCATTCTTATCAAGAAGCTTCTTTCGCAGTCTGATTGACTCAGGAGTTACTTCAAGCAGCTCATCATCATTCAAGTATTCCAAAGCTTCTTCAAGTGTCATAATACGCGGCTTTTTAATTACATTCGTCTGATCTTTATTAGCAGAACGGATGTTGGTCGCATGCTTCACTTTAGTGATGTTGACAGTAAGGTCATTTTCACGAGTATGCTCTCCTACAATCATTCCTTCATAAATTTCAGTTCCCGGCTCAACGAATATTGTTCCTCGGTCCTCAACTTGCATAATTCCGTATGTGGATGACTTGCCGCTTTCCATAGATACCAGAACACCTTTGCTCCGGCCTCCGATTTGACCTTTAATTTCAGGCTGGTAGCTGTCAAATGTATGATTGATAATACCATAGCCGCGTGTTAGCGTCATAAATTCTGTGGAGTAGCCGATCAGTCCGCGGGCAGGGACATTGAATGTCAGTCTTACTTGACCATTGCCGTTATTGACCATATCAAGCATTTCACCTTTACGGGTACCCATAGATTCAATAATTGATCCAGTATTATCTTCCGGCACATCGATTTGAACACGTTCTACCGGTTCACAGCGAACACCATCAATTTCTCTAATAATTACTTCAGGCTTAGAAACCTGCAGTTCAAAACCTTCACGGCGCATATTTTCAATTAGGATCGATAAATGCAATTCCCCACGTCCGGATACAACCCAGGCGTCAGGTGAATCTGTATTTTCAACACGAAGACTTACGTCCGTCTCAAGCTGTGCACGAAGTCTTTCTTCAACTTTTCTTGAAGTAATATATTTGCCTTCTCTACCAGCAAATGGACTATTGTTAACAAGGAAAGTCATTTGCAGTGTCGGTTCATCAATCCTTAGAACAGGAAGTGCTTCCTGATGCTCAACAGGGCAAACAGTTTCCCCAACGTTAATGTCTTCCATTCCGGAAACGGCAATAAGGTCTCCAGGATAAGCTTCCTGGATCTCTTCACGCTTCAGCCCAAAGAAACCAAAAATCTTTGTAACCCGGAATTGCTTAACAGAGCCATCAAGTTTCATTAAGGCAACCTGCTGTCCGACCTTGATTGTCCCCCGGAATACCCGGCCAATTCCAATTCTCCCCACATAATCATTGTAATCAAGGAGTGCCACCTGGAATTGAAGCGGCTCTTCACGGTTATCAGCAGGTCCAGGAATATGTTCAATGATTGCTTCATAAAGAGAATGCATGTCATCATCCTGCTTGTCAGGGCTAACACTTGAAGTTCCCGAAATAGCGGATGCATAGATAACCGGGAATTCAAGCTGATCTTCATCTGCACCCAGTTCAATAAACAAATCGATTACCTCGTCAACAACTTCTGTTGGACGGGCAGATGGTTTGTCAATTTTATTTACAACTACGATTGGAGTAAGTTTTTGTTCCAAAGCCTTTTTAAGAACGAAACGCGTCTGCGGCATACATCCTTCATATGCATCGACAACTAATAATACGCCGTCAACCATTTTCATGATCCGTTCAACTTCTCCGCCGAAATCGGCATGTCCTGGTGTATCCAGAATGTTGATTCTTGTATCTTTATATTTAACTGCAGTGTTTTTAGCTAAAATCGTAATACCGCGTTCTCTTTCCAGATCGTTTGAATCCATCGCACGCTCTTCCACGTGCTCATTTGAACGGAAAGTTCCGGACTGTTTTAAAAGCTCGTCAACCAATGTTGTTTTACCATGGTCAACGTGGGCTATAATCGCAATATTTCGAATATCTTCTCTTAATTTCAAAAGATTTCCTCCTATTTATCAAAACTGAATCAAATTCATTTTTCAACATTTTTCACAACTGATACATTATATCACAATTACTATAGAAACCTAAAAACTTTTTGTGTAAAATAATGTAGAGAAGGAATATTTCTGATAAATTATACTGCTGGGCAGTATATTCTCTACATATTTTTCACCAGTATTCAACTAAATT
This region includes:
- a CDS encoding FtsW/RodA/SpoVE family cell cycle protein, encoding MLKKILKSYDYTLIIAVALLAVFGLIMVFSASMVTAVQIYDQDSDFFYNKQKLNLIISGIVFVFVALFPYKAMQSNKFLVPMVFLSLFGLIALFIFGKVAGGAMSWFEIGKRSLQPAEFVKLSVIIYLAAVYAKKQPYINEFNKGVLPPLAYLILAVILVAVQPDFGSAMIILLVAGAVIFTSGMNFRNIFKLGLFGVLLAAPFILLLKDKIFAPYRMGRVEAFRDPFGSEFGYQLSNSYIALGAGGLKGLGLGESIQKLGYLPEAHTDFIMAVIAEELGAFGVGFVILLLGYIVLRGIFISLKCKDAFGSLLAIGISAMIGIQAFINLAGISGVMPLTGVTLPFISYGGSSLLQLSIAMGILVNVSMFVNYEKKYKNKHEETNPESMEMASEKTFSIHK
- a CDS encoding YlaN family protein, with product MASDMIIDHKEKANALLKADAAKILKLIKVQMDNLTMPQCPLYEEVLDTQMFGLSREIDFAVRLGLIEETEGKAILDELERELSMLHEASVKK
- a CDS encoding peptidyl-prolyl cis-trans isomerase, with the protein product MENIIAFKGNVKYQITLDPGVWIFDDRRVDLTTYFMQENIRKNELEEYTKAVSKHWDREIMEGAVFPPTLKTEKKFEKEKVLTGTFGIPFKPFLLNAEPEENAEIVVIESEDGETRLPLSEAEELILGFSKDGKPLKEDGPVHAYLGDGSNQNSPIKRVKAFRVE
- a CDS encoding PhoH family protein, with the protein product MLSKIYVLDTNVLLQDPNSIFSFEDNEVVIPAVVLEEVDSKKRYMDEIGRNARQVSRLIDSMRETGKLHEKIPLENGGSLRIELNHRSFHELQEIFVEKTNDNRILAVAKNLSLEEETKENGRTVILVSKDALVRVKADAIGLISEDFLSDRVVENDHLYPGFLEVYIGLDIMNRFYEKGELSLSEIANHPFYPNQFLVMKDALGSSSSALGIVDKSGKKVKKLIFDHDHIWGIKPRNVQQTMALELLLRNDLPLVTLIGKAGTGKTLLALASGLMQTEDYGQYKKLLVARPIVPVGKDLGFLPGEKEEKLRPWMQPIFDNLEYLFNVKKPGELDAILAGMGSIEVEALTYIRGRSIPDQFIIIDEAQNLTKHEVKTILTRVGEGSKIVLMGDPEQIDHPYLDAYNNGLTYVVERFKDQVISGHVKLVKGERSGLAQLAADLL
- a CDS encoding YhcN/YlaJ family sporulation lipoprotein, whose amino-acid sequence is MNKWLLLWMTGLLLTGCGINNNQAQDHQEQKNINTVNVKNSTIQEVDRETGQQVSRHLVNLAVRVPNVNDATAVVLGRFAVVGVDVNKNLDRSEVGSIKYSVAETLKNDPHGARAIVVADPDINARLREIAADIQNGEPLQGIMNELADIAGRLMPEVPADLVDPKKENEKNATEDPKKKLNNDQKKQLEQKQEKQSNYYK
- a CDS encoding pyridoxamine 5'-phosphate oxidase family protein; translation: MANQVEPKLIKPLYDELQKERFVTLATIDFETGGPNVNAISWVLAKDEETLYFAVDNRSRIVQNINSNNKVVLNIIANESTYSIAGEASVKAEKMEGVPLKLALMAITVKEVRDVMFYGSKITVEPQYDKTYDKDAAARLDKQVMEAMKKA
- a CDS encoding YlaI family protein, with product MRVKCVLCDKIESIENESLQAKRLRNRPIHTYMCRPCETRITEKTQKRADTGNFKLYRSKVQEEEW
- a CDS encoding YlaH-like family protein, which codes for MDVSQRLSFFAALFKVDENPTTGMWLLYITIVLLSILVFKLGFAKKLPILKSAMIYTFLILGCTMLTFLGVFLPVAEGLVVAALILIIYKIRLNQEKKEQAKAE
- the typA gene encoding translational GTPase TypA; the encoded protein is MKLREDIRNIAIIAHVDHGKTTLVDELLKQSGTFRSNEHVEERAMDSNDLERERGITILAKNTAVKYKDTRINILDTPGHADFGGEVERIMKMVDGVLLVVDAYEGCMPQTRFVLKKALEQKLTPIVVVNKIDKPSARPTEVVDEVIDLFIELGADEDQLEFPVIYASAISGTSSVSPDKQDDDMHSLYEAIIEHIPGPADNREEPLQFQVALLDYNDYVGRIGIGRVFRGTIKVGQQVALMKLDGSVKQFRVTKIFGFFGLKREEIQEAYPGDLIAVSGMEDINVGETVCPVEHQEALPVLRIDEPTLQMTFLVNNSPFAGREGKYITSRKVEERLRAQLETDVSLRVENTDSPDAWVVSGRGELHLSILIENMRREGFELQVSKPEVIIREIDGVRCEPVERVQIDVPEDNTGSIIESMGTRKGEMLDMVNNGNGQVRLTFNVPARGLIGYSTEFMTLTRGYGIINHTFDSYQPEIKGQIGGRSKGVLVSMESGKSSTYGIMQVEDRGTIFVEPGTEIYEGMIVGEHTRENDLTVNITKVKHATNIRSANKDQTNVIKKPRIMTLEEALEYLNDDELLEVTPESIRLRKKLLDKNERERMAKKKKYAETN